The genomic region CGCGCCGGAGCGGCAGTAGCCGAGCATCGGCCGCGGAAACTCGTCCAGCGCATCCATCATGCTGCTGACCGCCTCCTCGGTGACGCCCATCGGGCCGACCGGCACATGCGCGACGATGAAGCCAAGTTCCTCGGCGCGCGTCGCGATATCGTCGAACAACGGCTGATCCGGGCCTTCATGGTCTGGACGATGGCAGACGATCGACTCAAAGCCCATCGCCTTGATCTCGTCGAGATCGTCGACGGAGATCTGACCTGTGACCGAGTATTCGTCGTCGATCTTGCGGATATCCATGGCACATTCCTCCTTGAGACCGGTCTTTTGGATCGGGCTTTCTCTGAAACGGTAACGCTGATCTACGACGCGAGGCCGCGAGCGTCAACCGCTCAGCCGGCCTCGACAAAAGCAAAGCTTAGGCCGAAATTCCGCCCCTCGCCCGGTTGCAGAATATTGAACTCGCCGGCCTCTTCGAGCTCTGCGCGTGGTACCCATCGGTGCGACACCGGTTCGATCCCGAGCACATCGGCGGGTGCCTTCTGGTTGCGCCAGACCTGCAGAAACGGCAGTGTTCCGGCTGCAATCCGCACCCGCAGCGTCTTGCCGCCAATCGCCGCAATCGGCCCGAGAGACACCTCGGAAAACGCGCCCTCCGTTGCCGGCGCTGGCACGCAGAATATGCCGCCGAGTTCCTCTCCGAAAGTCCAGGGAAAACCACCGCCTTCCAGCATTTGCCCGGTCAGGCGCACCGCGTCGTCGAACCATTTTCCACCGATGTTCATGTGATACATGAGGAACACAGGCATCGGCTCGCTGCCGGTGTTGATCACCCGGTCATCGAGGAAAACCTCGCCCGTCGCCCCGTCGATCTTCCACAAGCGCTCAAGCCGCGCCGTGCCTCCTTCGGCCGTCATCACGTCGACATCGGCTCGGCATTCCGCATTGCCATTGTCGAAGCGCGTCCAGAGCACCCGGGCAGGAGTCGCCGAAAAAGACCCGTGCAACGGATAGGTCCGGCCGGAATGGGCGCCCTGCATGGGCTCGCGATGGCGGATATGATCCGGACCGCAGGTGAACAGGAAACCCTCGACTGAATGGGAAATCCGCGTATCGCCATCGTCCGGAACGGCTTTGCCGGGTGCAAGGTCGATGCCATCGACGACACACGCGCCGATATCCATCACCGACGCTTCGTCCAGGCTCAGCCTGGGCCCAGTATTGGCTGAAAATTCGATCATCCGCTTTGACCTCCCCTGCGCCAGCGCTGTCTGCCAGCCACCGCGCGTTAAAACACTGTTAACCATACCGACCGTGGCCTGCATCACGAAATCAGGAGCCAGCAACCAATCCCGCAGCGCGGCGTTACGTCGATAACCACAATGTGACGAATTTTTATCTTTTATTCAGCATGCTGCCGAAATATTCCACACTCGTGTCAAGATTGAAGTGTGTGTGGCAACCGACGACCGATCAAGGACAGACCTAACGTGAACCGATTCTTCCAGACAGGCTTATCGCTGGCCGCCGTGCTTGCCGCTTCCGTCACGACGCTATCGCCCGCAGACGCGCAGCAATACTACGGAGGCCAGAACAGTGACACGGTGTTGGTTGCACCCGATGGACGCATCCTGGAGCAGATCCCTGAACAGGGCGACGTCGTAATGACGCGCGACCGCCGTGGCAACCATGTCCTAGTCGACCGCTACGGTACCGTCATCGCAACCGAAATGCGCGCCAGCACCTATTACCCGAAGGCTCCGAGCCGCGATGGATATGGCGGCGGCGACACGAACCGTTACGGCGATACCGAACTCAGCAGCAATCGCGGCTATGGCAACGATTACGGCAACGGCCAGCCAGACAATTTCTACGGCCAGCGGGAACCCGGCGCCGTCACCGGCGGCATTCCGGGCAGCGGCTCAATCGAGCGCCTACCTCTGGACAACCAGGGAATTCCGGATGCCCAGGGCAATGGCGGCGGAAATGGCGACTATGCTTCGATCAACCCCGATGACGCCCCGGCGAGACCGAGGACGGCAGAGCCCGTCATCACCCTCAAGAACAAGTCGAAGATGGAGATTACCGCGCTTGAGGTGTTCCTCGATCGTAAGGGCATTTCACCTGGCGCCATCGACGGCCGGATCGGGGGCAACGTCACCAAGGCCATCTACGCCTACCAGCAGATGACGGGCCAGCAACTCGACCCGAACAACACCGACGCGATCCTCGAGGATCTCCGCAACTCGGGCGGCATGCCGATCGTAAACTACACGATCACGCCGGCAGACGCAGCCGGACCTTACGTCGCCGAAATTCCGGAAGACTATGCCCAGAAGGCAAGCCTGACATCGCTCGGCTACACCTCCACGACCGAGATGCTTGCCGAGCGCTTCCATATGGACGAGGGTTATCTGAAAGAAATCAATCCAGGCGTGGATTTCACCGTGCCGGGCTCTACGGTCAAGG from Rhizobium tumorigenes harbors:
- a CDS encoding beta-lactamase hydrolase domain-containing protein, whose protein sequence is MDIRKIDDEYSVTGQISVDDLDEIKAMGFESIVCHRPDHEGPDQPLFDDIATRAEELGFIVAHVPVGPMGVTEEAVSSMMDALDEFPRPMLGYCRSGARSTAIYEKTKHMRM
- a CDS encoding L,D-transpeptidase, whose translation is MNRFFQTGLSLAAVLAASVTTLSPADAQQYYGGQNSDTVLVAPDGRILEQIPEQGDVVMTRDRRGNHVLVDRYGTVIATEMRASTYYPKAPSRDGYGGGDTNRYGDTELSSNRGYGNDYGNGQPDNFYGQREPGAVTGGIPGSGSIERLPLDNQGIPDAQGNGGGNGDYASINPDDAPARPRTAEPVITLKNKSKMEITALEVFLDRKGISPGAIDGRIGGNVTKAIYAYQQMTGQQLDPNNTDAILEDLRNSGGMPIVNYTITPADAAGPYVAEIPEDYAQKASLTSLGYTSTTEMLAERFHMDEGYLKEINPGVDFTVPGSTVKVVSIGPPKTGEVARIVADKARKQVFAYDASGALISAYPASIGSTDTPSPSGTVTVERVAFNPGYTYNPKINFKQGANDKVLDIPPGPNGPVGTVWMALSKPTYGIHGTPEPSKIGKSQSHGCVRLTNWDATELAKMVKPGTVVEFVE
- a CDS encoding DUF4432 family protein, which codes for MIEFSANTGPRLSLDEASVMDIGACVVDGIDLAPGKAVPDDGDTRISHSVEGFLFTCGPDHIRHREPMQGAHSGRTYPLHGSFSATPARVLWTRFDNGNAECRADVDVMTAEGGTARLERLWKIDGATGEVFLDDRVINTGSEPMPVFLMYHMNIGGKWFDDAVRLTGQMLEGGGFPWTFGEELGGIFCVPAPATEGAFSEVSLGPIAAIGGKTLRVRIAAGTLPFLQVWRNQKAPADVLGIEPVSHRWVPRAELEEAGEFNILQPGEGRNFGLSFAFVEAG